Proteins from one Ranitomeya variabilis isolate aRanVar5 chromosome 1, aRanVar5.hap1, whole genome shotgun sequence genomic window:
- the GATAD2B gene encoding transcriptional repressor p66-beta isoform X4 yields MDRVTEDALRLNLLKRGLEQPDDREDVLAKQLKMEGHEAMERLKMLALLKRKDLPGLELSHDHAAKQEGLKLYDEKMNGNLRPHVDSRPMVRHGKENIIEEPVDMSSRRSDQDRAGLTPSPDVIVLSDNEASSPRSSSRLEDRIKGANLDIFKGKTLEERQQLIKQLKDELRLEEARLVLLKKLRQSQLQKENVLQKTPIVQNAATIVQPSSAHMGQPSITKVPSRAGAPGLEVQNLRSVQTHSVIRSSSNAPLPHMMMSQRVIAPNPTQLQGQCVPPKATLIRNSTPGMTQALNYPQTSSSVPCQRNSSSSAMYMNLGSHMQAGPVNRVSSPLPSPSAMADPVSSQAAAKLALRKQLEKTLLEIPPPKPPAPLLHFLPSAANSEFIYMVGLEEVVQSVIDSQGKGHSSLLHMDPFTCAQCRTDFTPHWKQEKSGKILCEQCMTSNQKKSLKAEHTNRLKNAFVKALQQEQEIEQRLQHQVSLSPGTPPTVTKQESIIRHHSMRQAPQPQSTLQRGIPTARSMLSNFAQAPQLPVAGSLLGMPGVNIAYLNAGMGGHKAASLADRQREYLLDMIPPRSISQSISGQK; encoded by the exons ATGGACAGAGTTACAGAAGACGCCTTGCGTCTTAATCTGCTGAAACGAGGCTTGGAGCAACCGGATGACCGTGAAGATGTTTTGGCCAAGCAGCTTAAGATGGAGGGACACGAGGCCATGGAGCGGCTGAAGATGTTGGCGTTATTGAAGAGAAAAGACCTTCCAGGGCTTGAGCTGTCGCACGATCACGCGGCCAAACAGGAGGGACTGAAGCTGTACGATGAGAAGATGAACGGGAATCTGCGGCCTCACGTGGACTCCCGGCCGATGGTGAGACACGGCAAGGAGAATATCATCGAGGAACCAGTGGACATGAGCTCCAGGCGGAG TGACCaggaccgagcaggactgactcctTCTCCGGACGTCATTGTACTGTCCGACAATGAAGCCTCCAGCCCCCGATCCTCCTCCCGATTAGAAGACCGCATTAAGGGAGCAAATCTGGACATTTTCAAG GGTAAGACTCTAGAGGAGCGGCAGCAGCTCATCAAACAGCTGAAGGATGAGCTGCGTCTGGAGGAGGCGCGACTAGTCCTGCTGAAGAAGCTGCGGCAGAGTCAGCTCCAGAAAGAGAACGTCCTGCAAAAG ACTCCTATTGTACAGAATGCAGCAACCATTGTACAGCCGTCTTCAGCCCACATGGGGCAGCCCAGCATCACAAAAGTGCCGTCACGGGCGGGCGCTCCAGGCCTGGAGGTGCAGAATCTGAGGAGCGTCCAA ACTCACAGTGTCATCAGATCGTCCTCCAATGCCCCTCTACCCCACATGATGATGTCCCAGAGAGTCATAGCTCCGAACCCAACCCAGCTCCAGGGGCAGTGTGTGCCGCCGAAGGCCACGCTGATCCGCAACAGCACACCAGGCATGACTCAAGCACTAAATTACCCCCAG ACCAGCTCCTCAGTCCCCTGTCAGCGTAACTCGTCCTCGTCGGCCATGTACATGAACTTGGGCTCTCATATGCAGGCGGGTCCTGTGAACAGAGTGTCTTCCCCACTTCCCAGCCCCAGTGCCATGGCTGATCCTGTCAGCTCTCAGGCAGCTGCTAAACTGGCTCTACGGAAACAGCTGGAGAAGACTCTGCTGGAGATTCCCCCACCAAAGCCTCCGGCGCCACTGCTCCACTTCCTGCCAAGTGCTGCCAACAGTGAATTCATCTACATGGTGGGACTAGAGGAGGTGGTACAGAGTGTCATAGACAGCCAAG GTAAAGGCCACTCCTCGCTCTTACACATGGACCCCTTCACGTGTGCCCAGTGTCGTACTGACTTCACCCCTCACTGGAAACAGGAGAAGAGTGGGAAGATCCTGTGCGAGCAGTGCATGACGTCCAACCAGAAGAAGTCTCTGAAGGCCGAGCACACAAACCGGCTTAAAAATGCCTTTGTCAAAGCTTTGCAGCAAGAGCAG GAGATTGAGCAGAGATTACAGCACCAGGTGTCGTTATCTCCGGGCACTCCACCTACAGTCACCAAGCAGGAGAGCATCATCAGACATCACTCCATGCGGCAG GCCCCACAGCCGCAGAGCACGCTTCAGAGAGGGATTCCTACCGCCCGGTCTATGTTGTCTAACTTTGCACAGGCTCCTCAGTTGCCTGTGGCTGGCAGTTTGCTTGGCATGCCGG GTGTGAACATCGCATACCTTAATGCTGGAATGGGAGGACACAAGGCGGCAAGCCTGGCAGACCGGCAGCGGGAATACCTCCTGGACATGATCCCCCCACGCTCCATATCCCAGTCCATCAGTGGGCAGAAATAA
- the GATAD2B gene encoding transcriptional repressor p66-beta isoform X1: MTYRMDRVTEDALRLNLLKRGLEQPDDREDVLAKQLKMEGHEAMERLKMLALLKRKDLPGLELSHDHAAKQEGLKLYDEKMNGNLRPHVDSRPMVRHGKENIIEEPVDMSSRRSDQDRAGLTPSPDVIVLSDNEASSPRSSSRLEDRIKGANLDIFKGKTLEERQQLIKQLKDELRLEEARLVLLKKLRQSQLQKENVLQKTPIVQNAATIVQPSSAHMGQPSITKVPSRAGAPGLEVQNLRSVQTHSVIRSSSNAPLPHMMMSQRVIAPNPTQLQGQCVPPKATLIRNSTPGMTQALNYPQTSSSVPCQRNSSSSAMYMNLGSHMQAGPVNRVSSPLPSPSAMADPVSSQAAAKLALRKQLEKTLLEIPPPKPPAPLLHFLPSAANSEFIYMVGLEEVVQSVIDSQGKGHSSLLHMDPFTCAQCRTDFTPHWKQEKSGKILCEQCMTSNQKKSLKAEHTNRLKNAFVKALQQEQEIEQRLQHQVSLSPGTPPTVTKQESIIRHHSMRQAPQPQSTLQRGIPTARSMLSNFAQAPQLPVAGSLLGMPGMDLFRVYNFGDILWLFYIKLFFLAGVNIAYLNAGMGGHKAASLADRQREYLLDMIPPRSISQSISGQK; encoded by the exons GATGGACAGAGTTACAGAAGACGCCTTGCGTCTTAATCTGCTGAAACGAGGCTTGGAGCAACCGGATGACCGTGAAGATGTTTTGGCCAAGCAGCTTAAGATGGAGGGACACGAGGCCATGGAGCGGCTGAAGATGTTGGCGTTATTGAAGAGAAAAGACCTTCCAGGGCTTGAGCTGTCGCACGATCACGCGGCCAAACAGGAGGGACTGAAGCTGTACGATGAGAAGATGAACGGGAATCTGCGGCCTCACGTGGACTCCCGGCCGATGGTGAGACACGGCAAGGAGAATATCATCGAGGAACCAGTGGACATGAGCTCCAGGCGGAG TGACCaggaccgagcaggactgactcctTCTCCGGACGTCATTGTACTGTCCGACAATGAAGCCTCCAGCCCCCGATCCTCCTCCCGATTAGAAGACCGCATTAAGGGAGCAAATCTGGACATTTTCAAG GGTAAGACTCTAGAGGAGCGGCAGCAGCTCATCAAACAGCTGAAGGATGAGCTGCGTCTGGAGGAGGCGCGACTAGTCCTGCTGAAGAAGCTGCGGCAGAGTCAGCTCCAGAAAGAGAACGTCCTGCAAAAG ACTCCTATTGTACAGAATGCAGCAACCATTGTACAGCCGTCTTCAGCCCACATGGGGCAGCCCAGCATCACAAAAGTGCCGTCACGGGCGGGCGCTCCAGGCCTGGAGGTGCAGAATCTGAGGAGCGTCCAA ACTCACAGTGTCATCAGATCGTCCTCCAATGCCCCTCTACCCCACATGATGATGTCCCAGAGAGTCATAGCTCCGAACCCAACCCAGCTCCAGGGGCAGTGTGTGCCGCCGAAGGCCACGCTGATCCGCAACAGCACACCAGGCATGACTCAAGCACTAAATTACCCCCAG ACCAGCTCCTCAGTCCCCTGTCAGCGTAACTCGTCCTCGTCGGCCATGTACATGAACTTGGGCTCTCATATGCAGGCGGGTCCTGTGAACAGAGTGTCTTCCCCACTTCCCAGCCCCAGTGCCATGGCTGATCCTGTCAGCTCTCAGGCAGCTGCTAAACTGGCTCTACGGAAACAGCTGGAGAAGACTCTGCTGGAGATTCCCCCACCAAAGCCTCCGGCGCCACTGCTCCACTTCCTGCCAAGTGCTGCCAACAGTGAATTCATCTACATGGTGGGACTAGAGGAGGTGGTACAGAGTGTCATAGACAGCCAAG GTAAAGGCCACTCCTCGCTCTTACACATGGACCCCTTCACGTGTGCCCAGTGTCGTACTGACTTCACCCCTCACTGGAAACAGGAGAAGAGTGGGAAGATCCTGTGCGAGCAGTGCATGACGTCCAACCAGAAGAAGTCTCTGAAGGCCGAGCACACAAACCGGCTTAAAAATGCCTTTGTCAAAGCTTTGCAGCAAGAGCAG GAGATTGAGCAGAGATTACAGCACCAGGTGTCGTTATCTCCGGGCACTCCACCTACAGTCACCAAGCAGGAGAGCATCATCAGACATCACTCCATGCGGCAG GCCCCACAGCCGCAGAGCACGCTTCAGAGAGGGATTCCTACCGCCCGGTCTATGTTGTCTAACTTTGCACAGGCTCCTCAGTTGCCTGTGGCTGGCAGTTTGCTTGGCATGCCGGGTATGGATCTGTTCAGGGTGTACAATTTTGGTGATATTCTATGGCTGTTCTATATTAAATTATTCTTCTTGGCAGGTGTGAACATCGCATACCTTAATGCTGGAATGGGAGGACACAAGGCGGCAAGCCTGGCAGACCGGCAGCGGGAATACCTCCTGGACATGATCCCCCCACGCTCCATATCCCAGTCCATCAGTGGGCAGAAATAA
- the GATAD2B gene encoding transcriptional repressor p66-beta isoform X3 has product MTYRMDRVTEDALRLNLLKRGLEQPDDREDVLAKQLKMEGHEAMERLKMLALLKRKDLPGLELSHDHAAKQEGLKLYDEKMNGNLRPHVDSRPMVRHGKENIIEEPVDMSSRRSDQDRAGLTPSPDVIVLSDNEASSPRSSSRLEDRIKGANLDIFKGKTLEERQQLIKQLKDELRLEEARLVLLKKLRQSQLQKENVLQKTPIVQNAATIVQPSSAHMGQPSITKVPSRAGAPGLEVQNLRSVQTHSVIRSSSNAPLPHMMMSQRVIAPNPTQLQGQCVPPKATLIRNSTPGMTQALNYPQTSSSVPCQRNSSSSAMYMNLGSHMQAGPVNRVSSPLPSPSAMADPVSSQAAAKLALRKQLEKTLLEIPPPKPPAPLLHFLPSAANSEFIYMVGLEEVVQSVIDSQGKGHSSLLHMDPFTCAQCRTDFTPHWKQEKSGKILCEQCMTSNQKKSLKAEHTNRLKNAFVKALQQEQEIEQRLQHQVSLSPGTPPTVTKQESIIRHHSMRQAPQPQSTLQRGIPTARSMLSNFAQAPQLPVAGSLLGMPGVNIAYLNAGMGGHKAASLADRQREYLLDMIPPRSISQSISGQK; this is encoded by the exons GATGGACAGAGTTACAGAAGACGCCTTGCGTCTTAATCTGCTGAAACGAGGCTTGGAGCAACCGGATGACCGTGAAGATGTTTTGGCCAAGCAGCTTAAGATGGAGGGACACGAGGCCATGGAGCGGCTGAAGATGTTGGCGTTATTGAAGAGAAAAGACCTTCCAGGGCTTGAGCTGTCGCACGATCACGCGGCCAAACAGGAGGGACTGAAGCTGTACGATGAGAAGATGAACGGGAATCTGCGGCCTCACGTGGACTCCCGGCCGATGGTGAGACACGGCAAGGAGAATATCATCGAGGAACCAGTGGACATGAGCTCCAGGCGGAG TGACCaggaccgagcaggactgactcctTCTCCGGACGTCATTGTACTGTCCGACAATGAAGCCTCCAGCCCCCGATCCTCCTCCCGATTAGAAGACCGCATTAAGGGAGCAAATCTGGACATTTTCAAG GGTAAGACTCTAGAGGAGCGGCAGCAGCTCATCAAACAGCTGAAGGATGAGCTGCGTCTGGAGGAGGCGCGACTAGTCCTGCTGAAGAAGCTGCGGCAGAGTCAGCTCCAGAAAGAGAACGTCCTGCAAAAG ACTCCTATTGTACAGAATGCAGCAACCATTGTACAGCCGTCTTCAGCCCACATGGGGCAGCCCAGCATCACAAAAGTGCCGTCACGGGCGGGCGCTCCAGGCCTGGAGGTGCAGAATCTGAGGAGCGTCCAA ACTCACAGTGTCATCAGATCGTCCTCCAATGCCCCTCTACCCCACATGATGATGTCCCAGAGAGTCATAGCTCCGAACCCAACCCAGCTCCAGGGGCAGTGTGTGCCGCCGAAGGCCACGCTGATCCGCAACAGCACACCAGGCATGACTCAAGCACTAAATTACCCCCAG ACCAGCTCCTCAGTCCCCTGTCAGCGTAACTCGTCCTCGTCGGCCATGTACATGAACTTGGGCTCTCATATGCAGGCGGGTCCTGTGAACAGAGTGTCTTCCCCACTTCCCAGCCCCAGTGCCATGGCTGATCCTGTCAGCTCTCAGGCAGCTGCTAAACTGGCTCTACGGAAACAGCTGGAGAAGACTCTGCTGGAGATTCCCCCACCAAAGCCTCCGGCGCCACTGCTCCACTTCCTGCCAAGTGCTGCCAACAGTGAATTCATCTACATGGTGGGACTAGAGGAGGTGGTACAGAGTGTCATAGACAGCCAAG GTAAAGGCCACTCCTCGCTCTTACACATGGACCCCTTCACGTGTGCCCAGTGTCGTACTGACTTCACCCCTCACTGGAAACAGGAGAAGAGTGGGAAGATCCTGTGCGAGCAGTGCATGACGTCCAACCAGAAGAAGTCTCTGAAGGCCGAGCACACAAACCGGCTTAAAAATGCCTTTGTCAAAGCTTTGCAGCAAGAGCAG GAGATTGAGCAGAGATTACAGCACCAGGTGTCGTTATCTCCGGGCACTCCACCTACAGTCACCAAGCAGGAGAGCATCATCAGACATCACTCCATGCGGCAG GCCCCACAGCCGCAGAGCACGCTTCAGAGAGGGATTCCTACCGCCCGGTCTATGTTGTCTAACTTTGCACAGGCTCCTCAGTTGCCTGTGGCTGGCAGTTTGCTTGGCATGCCGG GTGTGAACATCGCATACCTTAATGCTGGAATGGGAGGACACAAGGCGGCAAGCCTGGCAGACCGGCAGCGGGAATACCTCCTGGACATGATCCCCCCACGCTCCATATCCCAGTCCATCAGTGGGCAGAAATAA
- the GATAD2B gene encoding transcriptional repressor p66-beta isoform X2, which produces MDRVTEDALRLNLLKRGLEQPDDREDVLAKQLKMEGHEAMERLKMLALLKRKDLPGLELSHDHAAKQEGLKLYDEKMNGNLRPHVDSRPMVRHGKENIIEEPVDMSSRRSDQDRAGLTPSPDVIVLSDNEASSPRSSSRLEDRIKGANLDIFKGKTLEERQQLIKQLKDELRLEEARLVLLKKLRQSQLQKENVLQKTPIVQNAATIVQPSSAHMGQPSITKVPSRAGAPGLEVQNLRSVQTHSVIRSSSNAPLPHMMMSQRVIAPNPTQLQGQCVPPKATLIRNSTPGMTQALNYPQTSSSVPCQRNSSSSAMYMNLGSHMQAGPVNRVSSPLPSPSAMADPVSSQAAAKLALRKQLEKTLLEIPPPKPPAPLLHFLPSAANSEFIYMVGLEEVVQSVIDSQGKGHSSLLHMDPFTCAQCRTDFTPHWKQEKSGKILCEQCMTSNQKKSLKAEHTNRLKNAFVKALQQEQEIEQRLQHQVSLSPGTPPTVTKQESIIRHHSMRQAPQPQSTLQRGIPTARSMLSNFAQAPQLPVAGSLLGMPGMDLFRVYNFGDILWLFYIKLFFLAGVNIAYLNAGMGGHKAASLADRQREYLLDMIPPRSISQSISGQK; this is translated from the exons ATGGACAGAGTTACAGAAGACGCCTTGCGTCTTAATCTGCTGAAACGAGGCTTGGAGCAACCGGATGACCGTGAAGATGTTTTGGCCAAGCAGCTTAAGATGGAGGGACACGAGGCCATGGAGCGGCTGAAGATGTTGGCGTTATTGAAGAGAAAAGACCTTCCAGGGCTTGAGCTGTCGCACGATCACGCGGCCAAACAGGAGGGACTGAAGCTGTACGATGAGAAGATGAACGGGAATCTGCGGCCTCACGTGGACTCCCGGCCGATGGTGAGACACGGCAAGGAGAATATCATCGAGGAACCAGTGGACATGAGCTCCAGGCGGAG TGACCaggaccgagcaggactgactcctTCTCCGGACGTCATTGTACTGTCCGACAATGAAGCCTCCAGCCCCCGATCCTCCTCCCGATTAGAAGACCGCATTAAGGGAGCAAATCTGGACATTTTCAAG GGTAAGACTCTAGAGGAGCGGCAGCAGCTCATCAAACAGCTGAAGGATGAGCTGCGTCTGGAGGAGGCGCGACTAGTCCTGCTGAAGAAGCTGCGGCAGAGTCAGCTCCAGAAAGAGAACGTCCTGCAAAAG ACTCCTATTGTACAGAATGCAGCAACCATTGTACAGCCGTCTTCAGCCCACATGGGGCAGCCCAGCATCACAAAAGTGCCGTCACGGGCGGGCGCTCCAGGCCTGGAGGTGCAGAATCTGAGGAGCGTCCAA ACTCACAGTGTCATCAGATCGTCCTCCAATGCCCCTCTACCCCACATGATGATGTCCCAGAGAGTCATAGCTCCGAACCCAACCCAGCTCCAGGGGCAGTGTGTGCCGCCGAAGGCCACGCTGATCCGCAACAGCACACCAGGCATGACTCAAGCACTAAATTACCCCCAG ACCAGCTCCTCAGTCCCCTGTCAGCGTAACTCGTCCTCGTCGGCCATGTACATGAACTTGGGCTCTCATATGCAGGCGGGTCCTGTGAACAGAGTGTCTTCCCCACTTCCCAGCCCCAGTGCCATGGCTGATCCTGTCAGCTCTCAGGCAGCTGCTAAACTGGCTCTACGGAAACAGCTGGAGAAGACTCTGCTGGAGATTCCCCCACCAAAGCCTCCGGCGCCACTGCTCCACTTCCTGCCAAGTGCTGCCAACAGTGAATTCATCTACATGGTGGGACTAGAGGAGGTGGTACAGAGTGTCATAGACAGCCAAG GTAAAGGCCACTCCTCGCTCTTACACATGGACCCCTTCACGTGTGCCCAGTGTCGTACTGACTTCACCCCTCACTGGAAACAGGAGAAGAGTGGGAAGATCCTGTGCGAGCAGTGCATGACGTCCAACCAGAAGAAGTCTCTGAAGGCCGAGCACACAAACCGGCTTAAAAATGCCTTTGTCAAAGCTTTGCAGCAAGAGCAG GAGATTGAGCAGAGATTACAGCACCAGGTGTCGTTATCTCCGGGCACTCCACCTACAGTCACCAAGCAGGAGAGCATCATCAGACATCACTCCATGCGGCAG GCCCCACAGCCGCAGAGCACGCTTCAGAGAGGGATTCCTACCGCCCGGTCTATGTTGTCTAACTTTGCACAGGCTCCTCAGTTGCCTGTGGCTGGCAGTTTGCTTGGCATGCCGGGTATGGATCTGTTCAGGGTGTACAATTTTGGTGATATTCTATGGCTGTTCTATATTAAATTATTCTTCTTGGCAGGTGTGAACATCGCATACCTTAATGCTGGAATGGGAGGACACAAGGCGGCAAGCCTGGCAGACCGGCAGCGGGAATACCTCCTGGACATGATCCCCCCACGCTCCATATCCCAGTCCATCAGTGGGCAGAAATAA